The Nostoc sp. 'Lobaria pulmonaria (5183) cyanobiont' genome window below encodes:
- the psbA gene encoding photosystem II q(b) protein, whose product MTTTLQQRESANVWDRFCEWITSTNNRIYIGWFGVVMIPTLLAATACFVIAFIAAPPVDIDGIREPVAGSLIYGNNIISGAVVPSSNAIGLHFYPIWEAASLDEWLYNGGPYQLVIFHFLIGIFCYMGREWELSYRLGMRPWIAIAYSAPVAAASAVFLVYPIGQGSFSDGMPLGISGTFNFMIVFQAEHNILMHPFHQLGVAGVFGGSLFSAMHGSLVTSSLVRETTETESLNYGYKFGQEEETYNIVAAHGYFGRLIFQYASFNNSRSLHFFLAAWPVIGIWFTALGVSTMAFNLNGFNFNQSIIDSEGRVIATWADVINRANLGMEVMHERNAHNFPLDLAAGDFAPVALSAPAING is encoded by the coding sequence ATGACAACAACCTTACAACAGCGCGAAAGCGCCAACGTATGGGATAGATTCTGCGAATGGATCACCAGCACCAACAACCGGATTTACATCGGTTGGTTCGGTGTAGTCATGATCCCCACCTTGCTAGCGGCCACCGCTTGCTTCGTAATCGCTTTCATCGCTGCTCCTCCAGTAGATATCGATGGTATCCGCGAACCTGTTGCAGGTTCCTTGATTTACGGAAACAACATCATCTCTGGTGCAGTAGTACCTTCCTCAAACGCCATCGGTTTGCACTTCTACCCAATTTGGGAAGCAGCTTCTCTTGATGAGTGGTTGTATAACGGCGGTCCTTACCAACTGGTAATCTTCCACTTCCTGATTGGCATATTCTGCTACATGGGTCGTGAATGGGAACTATCCTACCGCTTAGGTATGCGTCCTTGGATTGCTATAGCCTACTCAGCACCAGTAGCAGCAGCAAGTGCAGTATTCTTGGTATACCCCATCGGACAAGGTTCATTCTCTGATGGTATGCCTTTGGGTATAAGCGGAACATTCAACTTCATGATCGTGTTCCAAGCAGAACACAACATCTTGATGCACCCCTTCCACCAATTAGGTGTAGCTGGTGTATTCGGCGGAAGCTTGTTCAGTGCAATGCACGGTTCTCTTGTAACTTCTTCTTTGGTTCGTGAAACCACCGAAACTGAATCCCTTAACTACGGTTACAAATTCGGTCAAGAAGAAGAAACCTACAACATCGTTGCAGCCCACGGCTACTTCGGTCGTCTAATCTTCCAATACGCTTCTTTCAACAACAGCCGTTCACTGCACTTCTTCCTCGCAGCATGGCCTGTAATCGGCATCTGGTTTACCGCCTTGGGTGTCAGCACAATGGCGTTCAACTTGAACGGTTTCAACTTCAACCAATCAATCATTGATTCTGAAGGTCGTGTGATTGCGACTTGGGCAGATGTAATCAACCGCGCTAACCTGGGTATGGAAGTAATGCACGAGCGTAACGCTCACAACTTCCCTCTAGATTTGGCGGCTGGTGATTTTGCTCCTGTAGCTCTTAGTGCTCCTGCTATCAACGGTTAA
- a CDS encoding chloramphenicol phosphotransferase CPT family protein, translating into MGQTQELGQIIILNGVPRSGKSSIVAVIQETFDGLWMNLGVDRFIQMTPARYLPGIGLRPGGERQDIEPLVPILYSAMYESIAAHSRLGVNVVVDVGHHDAYAIKRGIVADSARRLKGLPVLFVGVHCPIEIVMERRQNTGWNVGSTGDSPMPHPVQFWQREVHIPGIYDLEVDTSLLSPGACAEMIRQHLADSPTPSAFQRLAAHYT; encoded by the coding sequence ATGGGGCAGACACAGGAGCTAGGACAGATTATCATCCTGAATGGTGTTCCGCGATCGGGGAAATCGAGCATTGTCGCAGTGATTCAGGAGACATTTGATGGTCTATGGATGAATTTGGGTGTTGATAGATTTATCCAAATGACTCCCGCACGATACCTGCCTGGGATCGGTCTGCGGCCAGGGGGAGAACGCCAGGACATCGAACCCCTTGTTCCCATTCTTTACAGCGCCATGTATGAGTCTATCGCTGCCCACAGCCGCTTGGGTGTAAATGTAGTGGTTGATGTCGGACACCATGATGCCTACGCAATAAAGCGGGGCATTGTGGCTGATAGTGCCCGACGTTTGAAAGGATTACCAGTCTTGTTTGTAGGCGTTCACTGCCCCATTGAGATTGTTATGGAACGACGACAAAACACGGGGTGGAACGTGGGAAGTACAGGCGACTCCCCGATGCCACATCCGGTTCAGTTCTGGCAACGTGAAGTTCATATCCCTGGCATCTATGACCTTGAAGTTGATACCTCTTTGTTAAGCCCAGGTGCGTGTGCCGAGATGATACGCCAGCACCTCGCAGATAGTCCAACACCGTCGGCATTCCAACGACTCGCTGCACACTATACTTAA
- a CDS encoding family 10 glycosylhydrolase, whose translation MSNCSLNVARSTLFWRRLCAVVFTSSLLLPNLGSKPARAQVTEYCQLSSATAQQKENLRLSALKGKQDAQTRYQSIIQEQAQKLKECRSRTWPQTQAIWLRLYPCDIQPGIIDQIMDRIVNRGYNQVYIEVFYDGQVLLPARANPTVWPAVIRTPGAENTDILATAIKKGRQRGLKVYAWMFTTNFGYTYAQRPDRESAIARNGKGQTSLYVVDNGSQLFIDPYNLQAKRDYYQLVQQVLRRRPDGLLLDYVRYPRQAGSDSIATKVSDLWLFSPATQEALFKRAQNYKGLDLIRRFLSRGFVSVGDVAEVDKLYPQEGEPLWQGRIPLAQKSILSATDRQPVLQWELWQLAVAHAMQGILDFVTIASYPAKQQGISTGVVFFPNGNQTVGQGYDSRLQPWDRFPSTLEWHPMAYGNCGNVSCIVSQVQRVLSMAKPGTQIIPALAGQWGKSVSNRPSLEVQMQALRQFAPQLKGVSHFAYSWQYPQSDSDRKFCRVK comes from the coding sequence ATGTCTAACTGTTCCTTGAACGTTGCAAGATCAACATTATTTTGGCGGCGCTTATGCGCTGTTGTTTTTACTAGTAGTTTGTTGCTCCCAAACTTGGGAAGCAAACCAGCAAGGGCGCAAGTAACTGAGTATTGTCAGTTATCATCAGCTACGGCGCAACAAAAAGAAAACTTACGTTTGTCAGCCCTCAAAGGCAAACAAGATGCTCAAACGCGCTACCAAAGCATAATACAAGAACAAGCACAGAAATTAAAGGAATGTCGCTCTCGGACTTGGCCGCAAACCCAAGCCATTTGGTTACGCTTATATCCCTGCGACATTCAGCCAGGAATAATCGATCAGATTATGGATCGGATTGTTAATCGTGGCTATAACCAAGTTTATATAGAAGTATTTTACGATGGGCAGGTACTTTTACCAGCAAGAGCTAACCCGACGGTTTGGCCTGCTGTGATTCGCACTCCAGGGGCAGAAAATACCGATATACTCGCTACAGCAATTAAAAAAGGTCGGCAACGTGGTTTGAAGGTCTATGCCTGGATGTTTACCACAAATTTCGGCTATACTTACGCCCAGCGCCCAGATAGAGAAAGTGCGATCGCTCGTAATGGCAAAGGTCAAACAAGTTTATATGTGGTAGATAATGGCTCTCAACTATTTATCGACCCCTACAACCTGCAAGCAAAACGCGACTACTACCAATTAGTACAACAAGTTTTGCGCCGTCGCCCAGATGGCTTGTTATTGGATTACGTGCGTTATCCGCGACAAGCAGGAAGTGATTCTATCGCCACCAAAGTTTCAGATTTATGGCTATTTAGTCCCGCAACCCAAGAAGCTTTATTTAAACGCGCACAGAATTACAAAGGGCTGGACTTGATTCGCCGCTTTTTGAGTAGGGGATTCGTCAGCGTCGGAGATGTAGCGGAAGTTGATAAACTTTATCCCCAGGAAGGGGAACCCCTTTGGCAAGGACGCATCCCACTAGCACAAAAGTCAATCCTGTCTGCAACCGATAGACAACCAGTTTTACAATGGGAGTTGTGGCAGCTAGCAGTTGCCCACGCCATGCAAGGAATTCTAGATTTTGTTACCATCGCTAGTTACCCAGCAAAGCAGCAAGGTATTTCTACGGGAGTGGTGTTTTTTCCTAATGGCAACCAAACTGTCGGACAAGGGTATGATTCCCGTTTGCAACCTTGGGATCGGTTCCCCAGTACATTAGAGTGGCATCCTATGGCTTATGGAAATTGCGGTAATGTTAGTTGTATCGTGTCGCAAGTGCAACGGGTTTTGAGTATGGCAAAACCGGGTACGCAGATAATCCCGGCTTTAGCTGGTCAGTGGGGAAAATCTGTCAGTAATCGTCCATCCTTAGAAGTGCAAATGCAGGCACTTCGACAATTTGCGCCCCAACTTAAGGGAGTTAGCCACTTTGCCTATTCTTGGCAATATCCTCAGAGTGATAGCGATCGCAAATTCTGTCGAGTTAAGTAA
- the psb27 gene encoding photosystem II protein Psb27: MHMKGYWSRLLALVLVVAIGLMGCSGSPDSLTGDYRQDTLAVVNIMRQALDLSQDSPDKAAIQAQARQKINDFSARYQRVNSVSGLGSFTTIRTALNSLAGHYSSYPNRPVPEKLKNRLEKELQQVETALKRGG, translated from the coding sequence ATGCATATGAAGGGCTATTGGTCGCGTTTGCTTGCGCTGGTTTTGGTTGTAGCTATCGGCTTAATGGGTTGTTCTGGCAGTCCAGATAGTTTGACTGGGGATTATCGTCAAGACACCTTAGCTGTGGTCAATATTATGAGACAAGCTTTGGATCTTTCACAAGATTCACCAGACAAAGCAGCAATTCAAGCACAAGCGCGTCAAAAAATTAATGACTTTTCAGCTCGCTACCAGCGAGTTAACTCTGTTTCTGGTCTTGGCTCGTTTACAACTATACGAACAGCCCTCAATTCCCTTGCTGGACACTACAGCTCTTATCCAAATCGTCCCGTACCTGAAAAACTCAAAAATCGTCTAGAGAAAGAGTTGCAGCAGGTAGAGACGGCGTTGAAACGTGGCGGTTAG